From the genome of Lasioglossum baleicum chromosome 13, iyLasBale1, whole genome shotgun sequence, one region includes:
- the Chb gene encoding CLIP-associating protein isoform X3 has translation MAVNPRDMDGFMPLLSTSDIKKKLHVGSLLYNYLGDPDKTIECQDIGLFIDNLIPWLSNGNPKVVQNGLEALTSLADRMGHDFKPYVSSIIQPTIDRLGDSKDATREKAQLVLLKIMEKGCMSPQQLLDRLRPSFVHKNAKLREEALILLTTTLNEHGADEMILSGVIPSIVKLLSDPSEKVRETAMNTLADIYRHVGERLRVDLQRKHNVPQAKMLLLIDKFDQLKATGNLLPLAMSSDVGKSMDETDRAIKSAPVKRSTAPPKRGQFGPAKAPPSAIAHPGNTPQTVPRATTVKRNVSIKSAAGQAGAVDEETFVTAFEDVPSVNLFSARDLEEQMKTIREIIGDDKKDWKQRTESMKKLRSIVIAGGINYENFMECLKNMQRAFEVACTDLRSQVVREACITLAYLSLHLKNKFASSGEAVLLTLMNLIQNSAKVVASAGAVAVRFILQNTHCSRFVPIITSCLNNKSKDIRRASCEYLNLVLQTWPTQILQKHVQILQDTIKKGIADSDSEARAFARKSYWAFKDHFPEQAEALLNSLDTAYKRSLMSLSNSGSINSLNVVTRSASVSPRTSRPAMSATGSTENLHQTAGQPHGPLRRTPSLPRSYRQSGIPILQRPTDCHYRGTPGGRSTSAIDLQAAQRAKARMMYANISRQKASLPRPSKSPDTTAVASPERTARTRTRMSGVSQSQPSSRSGSPSSRLSYATYNREGESLIARPRRLSGHGIRSTGNSREPSPQRFGMDRSFASKIRGRNLYMSPTDRPQSRPVMAQKMLQQSREAESALADALTFDNIDSYTRTPRGKGDHSDDSETSSICSERSMDSFRRPNDDIKEIIENCAHKHWGDRKEGLVGLQHFLSNGNTLTETQLRKVTDIFTKMFMDSHTKVFSLFLDTLNELVATHSEDLGDWLYVLCARLLNKLGTDLLGSIQAKIHKTLDVVRECFPGEQLLPAVMRYLTDPTQTPNTRVKVATLTFITQIAETAEPSALSNSAGTALARLLDWSNDVKSQDVRRHAQNAVISLYNLNPPKVTMILAELPKSYQEAALPLVQNHLRKSSGSNPASPGTPPPRAQSSPARSKLKTEVENADENLEEVYNTSHRSLRRTTAEIQNYGFERLERATTSKDSGISNMADVEEKIEGLTLCNSGRSSSVSSPTQRGRSVTSIITVNGSSDTIAGDLILPQENNGYKSHTGPLPDSAKRPEVLDNMIKTLQSKMTQTDEKVLALQEFQLYVREGDAAFIKQHFKKLLKTLLDSLTNDSKKMQVEVLQTLMDMLKCPELVDSFSVYPELLVLKVINAYKLDDQKLDSSSSSSSNSGNTRTNVFWVAEKCAATIAMVLKPEQVIHLVSTIITTEPYPLNMGAIKMLHKVVEHWGREAIEPHLSKVMPGLIKAYDDSESAVRKSAVFCMVAIHLAVGEEVLKPHLSCLYTSKLKLLNIYIQRAQQANSQPASPRSNSKN, from the exons GTTGTTCAGAATGGTCTCGAGGCGCTCACATCTCTGGCGGATCGAATGGGCCACGACTTCAAGCCCTACGTCTCCAGTATAATTCAGCCGACGATAGATAGACTAG GAGACAGCAAGGATGCGACCCGGGAGAAGGCGCAGCTTGTGCTGCTCAAAATCATGGAGAAGGGCTGCATGTCGCCCCAACAGCTCCTGGACAGACTGCGACCGTCTTTTGTACATAAAAACGCCAAGCTCAGAGAAGAAGCGCTGATCCTACTGACGACAACGTTGAACGA GCATGGCGCGGACGAAATGATCCTGTCGGGCGTGATTCCAAGTATCGTGAAACTGCTCTCGGACCCATCCGAAAAAGTCCGGGAGACTGCGATGAACACGCTGGCAGACATCTACAGACACGTTGGCGAACGGCTGCGCGTGGACCTGCAGAGGAAACACAATGTACCACAGGCTAA GATGTTGTTGCTGATAGATAAGTTCGACCAGCTGAAAGCAACCGGTAACCTGCTGCCCCTGGCGATGTCCTCGGACG TTGGAAAGAGCATGGACGAGACGGACAGAGCG ATTAAGTCAGCTCCTGTGAAGAGGTCAACGGCTCCTCCAAAGAGAGGACAATTTGGACCTGCGAAAGCTCCCCCGTCTGCTATTG CTCATCCTGGTAACACTCCACAAACGGTTCCAAGGGCAACAACCGTCAAAAGAAACGTATCAATAAAATCAGCAGCAG GTCAGGCTGGTGCTGTCGACGAGGAAACTTTCGTCACAGCATTCGAAGATGTGCCATCCGTGAACTTGTTCTCAGCAAGGGATCTAGAAGAACAGATGAAAACGATAAGAGAAATTATTGGCGACGATAAGAAGGACTGGAAGCAAAGAACAGAGAGC ATGAAAAAACTGCGATCAATCGTGATCGCGGGGGGTATAAATTACGAGAACTTCATGGAGTGTTTAAAGAACATGCAAAGAGCGTTCGAGGTCGCCTGCACGGATCTCAGGTCGCAAGTCGTGAGGGAAGCGTGTATCACCTTAGCGTATCTGAGTCTACACTTGAAAAATAAGTTCGCTAGTTCTGGAGAGGCAGTCTTGCTCACCTTAATGAACCTGATACAAAATAGTGCCAAG GTCGTGGCATCAGCCGGTGCAGTGGCCGTCAGGTTTATTCTACAGAACACACACTGCAGCCGTTTCGTGCCAATTATCACGTCGTGTTTAAACAACAAAAGTAAAGACATACGACGAGCCTCCTGTGAATATCTGAATTTAGTTCTGCAAACGTGGCCTACCCAGATATTGCAGAAACATGTACAAATTTTACAAGACACAATCAAGAAGGGCATCGCGGACTCGGATTCGGAAGCGAGAGCTTTCGCCAGAAA GTCATACTGGGCATTCAAAGATCATTTTCCGGAACAAGCAGAAGCGCTGCTCAATAGTCTGGACACTGCGTACAAACGATCTCTGATGTCGCTTAGCAATAGCGGTAGTATAAACAGTTTGAATGTGGTCACGAGATCGGCGAGTGTCAGCCCTAGGACATCCCGACCTGCGATGAGCGCCACAG GTAGTACGGAAAATTTGCATCAGACCGCGGGTCAACCACACGGCCCGCTCAGACGTACCCCGTCCTTGCCACGGTCTTATCGTCAGTCCGGTATCCCAATTCTACAGAGACCCACTGATTGTCATT ATCGTGGAACACCGGGCGGTAGATCAACGAGCGCCATAGATCTGCAAGCCGCACAAAGAGCAAAAGCTAGGATGATGTACGCAAACATCAGCAGGCAGAAAGCCTCCCTCC CGCGTCCCAGTAAATCACCAGACACCACAGCAGTGGCTAGTCCAGAAAGAACCGCAAGAACAAGAACGAGAATGTCCGGAGTGTCGCAATCTCAGC CCAGCAGTCGGTCGGGATCACCGTCGTCTAGGTTGAGTTACGCCACGTATAATCGCGAAGGAGAATCCTTGATCGCAAGGCCCAGGCGATTATCTGGACATGGCATCAGAAGCACCGGCAACAGCCGCGAACCTAGCCCGCAAAGGTTCGGAATGGACAGGAGTTTCGCTAGTAAAATACG GGGAAGGAATTTGTACATGTCGCCGACGGACAGGCCTCAATCCAGACCGGTGATGGCACAAAAAATGCTGCAACAGTCGCGCGAAGCGGAATCAGCGTTGGCGGATGCGCTCACCTTCGACAATATCGACAGTTACACCAGAACGCCCAGGGGCAAAGGTGATCACAGTGACGACAGCGAAACTAGCAGTATATGCTCTGAAAGGAGCATGGACAGCTTTAGACGACCGAATGAC GATATTaaggaaattattgaaaattgtgcgCATAAACATTGGGGAGATAGGAAAGAGGGTTTGGTAGGCTTACAACATTTCCTCTCCAATGGGAACACGCTTACGGAGACGCAGCTGCGCAAAGTAACAGACATCTTTACTAAGATGTTCATGGATTCACACACGAAGGTGTTCAGTTTATTCTTGGACACGTTGAACGAGCTGGTGGCCACCCATAGCGAGGACCTTGGCGACTGGCTGTATGTCCTGTGCGCCAGGCTCTTAAATAAATTAGGCACCGATCTCCTCGGGTCTATCCAGGCCAAAATTCACAAAACTCTCGATGTCGTCAG AGAATGTTTCCCAGGGGAACAACTGCTACCAGCGGTAATGAGGTATCTCACGGATCCCACTCAGACGCCTAACACTCGCGTGAAGGTAGCCACCCTTACCTTTATAACTCAAATAGCAGAAACGGCGGAGCCGTCTGCGTTAAGTAATTCCGCGGGGACGGCACTCGCGAGGTTACTTGATTGGTCCAATGATGTTAAGAGCCAGGATGTCAGAAGGCATGCACAGAACGCTGTCATATCTCTATACAATTTGAACCCCCCGAAAGTGACCATGATATTGGCCGAGTTACCCAAGTCTTACCAG GAAGCAGCATTACCCCTAGTACAGAACCATCTTAGAAAATCCTCAGGCTCCAATCCAGCATCGCCTGGTACACCTCCTCCCAGGGCTCAAAGCTCTCCGGCACGTTCGAAGCTCAAGACCGAGGTGGAGAACGCTGATGAGAACCTGGAAGAAGTTTATAA TACTTCTCACAGATCGTTAAGACGCACCACAGCGGAGATTCAGAATTATGGGTTTGAACGTTTAGAAAGAGCGACCACAAGTAAAGACAGCGGGATCAGCAATATGGCTGATGTGGAAGAGAAAATAGAAGGTCTTACGTTGTGTAACTCG GGTCGCTCATCTTCTGTTTCTTCGCCCACCCAAAGAGGACGATCCGTTACGAGTATTATCACTGTCAATGGATCCAGCGACACGATCGCGGGAGATCTCATTCTACCTCAAGAAAATAATGGTTACAAGAGCCACA CGGGGCCTTTACCAGATTCGGCGAAGAGGCCAGAAGTTTTAGATAATATGATAAAAACGCTCCAATCAAAGATGACACAAACTGACGAAAAAGTATTAGCTCTACAAGAGTTCCAATTATACGTTCGGGAAGGCGACGCTGCGTTCATTAAACAGCATTTTAA GAAACTGCTTAAGACGCTGCTAGATAGTCTGACTAACGACAGCAAGAAGATGCAAGTAGAAGTACTTCAAACGCTAATGGACATGCTTAAGTGTCCCGAGCTCGTAGACAGTTTTTCCGTGTACCCCGAACTGCTCGTTTTAAAAGTAATTAACGCGTACAAATTGGACGATCAGAAACTAGATTCTTccagtagcagcagcagcaataGCGGCAACACGAGAACTAAC GTTTTCTGGGTGGCAGAAAAATGTGCCGCGACGATAGCGATGGTTCTAAAGCCAGAGCAGGTCATACATTTAGTCTCAACTATAATCACCACTGAACCGTACCCCTTGAACATGGGAGCGATTAAAATGCTGCACAAAGTAGTGGAACACTGGGGCCGGGAAGCGATAGAGCCGCATCTATCCAAAGTTATGCCTGGCCTCATCAAG GCTTATGACGATAGCGAAAGTGCAGTACGTAAGAGCGCTGTGTTCTGTATGGTGGCGATACATTTGGCAGTCGGCGAGGAGGTGTTGAAGCCTCACCTGAGCTGTCTGTACACCAGCAAACTAAAGCTTCTGAACATCTACATCCAGCGCGCGCAACAGGCGAACAGTCAACCGGCTAGTCCGCGTAGTAATAGCAAGAATTAA
- the Chb gene encoding CLIP-associating protein isoform X2 yields the protein MAVNPRDMDGFMPLLSTSDIKKKLHVGSLLYNYLGDPDKTIECQDIGLFIDNLIPWLSNGNPKVVQNGLEALTSLADRMGHDFKPYVSSIIQPTIDRLGDSKDATREKAQLVLLKIMEKGCMSPQQLLDRLRPSFVHKNAKLREEALILLTTTLNEHGADEMILSGVIPSIVKLLSDPSEKVRETAMNTLADIYRHVGERLRVDLQRKHNVPQAKMLLLIDKFDQLKATGNLLPLAMSSDVGKSMDETDRAIKSAPVKRSTAPPKRGQFGPAKAPPSAIAHPGNTPQTVPRATTVKRNVSIKSAAGQAGAVDEETFVTAFEDVPSVNLFSARDLEEQMKTIREIIGDDKKDWKQRTESMKKLRSIVIAGGINYENFMECLKNMQRAFEVACTDLRSQVVREACITLAYLSLHLKNKFASSGEAVLLTLMNLIQNSAKVVASAGAVAVRFILQNTHCSRFVPIITSCLNNKSKDIRRASCEYLNLVLQTWPTQILQKHVQILQDTIKKGIADSDSEARAFARKSYWAFKDHFPEQAEALLNSLDTAYKRSLMSLSNSGSINSLNVVTRSASVSPRTSRPAMSATGSTENLHQTAGQPHGPLRRTPSLPRSYRQSGIPILQRPTDCHYRGTPGGRSTSAIDLQAAQRAKARMMYANISRQKASLPRPSKSPDTTAVASPERTARTRTRMSGVSQSQPSSRSGSPSSRLSYATYNREGESLIARPRRLSGHGIRSTGNSREPSPQRFGMDRSFASKIRGRNLYMSPTDRPQSRPVMAQKMLQQSREAESALADALTFDNIDSYTRTPRGKGDHSDDSETSSICSERSMDSFRRPNDSFSWSGSQQRLYRDMWDQSIPKDIKEIIENCAHKHWGDRKEGLVGLQHFLSNGNTLTETQLRKVTDIFTKMFMDSHTKVFSLFLDTLNELVATHSEDLGDWLYVLCARLLNKLGTDLLGSIQAKIHKTLDVVRECFPGEQLLPAVMRYLTDPTQTPNTRVKVATLTFITQIAETAEPSALSNSAGTALARLLDWSNDVKSQDVRRHAQNAVISLYNLNPPKVTMILAELPKSYQEAALPLVQNHLRKSSGSNPASPGTPPPRAQSSPARSKLKTEVENADENLEEVYKSLRRTTAEIQNYGFERLERATTSKDSGISNMADVEEKIEGLTLCNSGRSSSVSSPTQRGRSVTSIITVNGSSDTIAGDLILPQENNGYKSHTGPLPDSAKRPEVLDNMIKTLQSKMTQTDEKVLALQEFQLYVREGDAAFIKQHFKKLLKTLLDSLTNDSKKMQVEVLQTLMDMLKCPELVDSFSVYPELLVLKVINAYKLDDQKLDSSSSSSSNSGNTRTNVFWVAEKCAATIAMVLKPEQVIHLVSTIITTEPYPLNMGAIKMLHKVVEHWGREAIEPHLSKVMPGLIKAYDDSESAVRKSAVFCMVAIHLAVGEEVLKPHLSCLYTSKLKLLNIYIQRAQQANSQPASPRSNSKN from the exons GTTGTTCAGAATGGTCTCGAGGCGCTCACATCTCTGGCGGATCGAATGGGCCACGACTTCAAGCCCTACGTCTCCAGTATAATTCAGCCGACGATAGATAGACTAG GAGACAGCAAGGATGCGACCCGGGAGAAGGCGCAGCTTGTGCTGCTCAAAATCATGGAGAAGGGCTGCATGTCGCCCCAACAGCTCCTGGACAGACTGCGACCGTCTTTTGTACATAAAAACGCCAAGCTCAGAGAAGAAGCGCTGATCCTACTGACGACAACGTTGAACGA GCATGGCGCGGACGAAATGATCCTGTCGGGCGTGATTCCAAGTATCGTGAAACTGCTCTCGGACCCATCCGAAAAAGTCCGGGAGACTGCGATGAACACGCTGGCAGACATCTACAGACACGTTGGCGAACGGCTGCGCGTGGACCTGCAGAGGAAACACAATGTACCACAGGCTAA GATGTTGTTGCTGATAGATAAGTTCGACCAGCTGAAAGCAACCGGTAACCTGCTGCCCCTGGCGATGTCCTCGGACG TTGGAAAGAGCATGGACGAGACGGACAGAGCG ATTAAGTCAGCTCCTGTGAAGAGGTCAACGGCTCCTCCAAAGAGAGGACAATTTGGACCTGCGAAAGCTCCCCCGTCTGCTATTG CTCATCCTGGTAACACTCCACAAACGGTTCCAAGGGCAACAACCGTCAAAAGAAACGTATCAATAAAATCAGCAGCAG GTCAGGCTGGTGCTGTCGACGAGGAAACTTTCGTCACAGCATTCGAAGATGTGCCATCCGTGAACTTGTTCTCAGCAAGGGATCTAGAAGAACAGATGAAAACGATAAGAGAAATTATTGGCGACGATAAGAAGGACTGGAAGCAAAGAACAGAGAGC ATGAAAAAACTGCGATCAATCGTGATCGCGGGGGGTATAAATTACGAGAACTTCATGGAGTGTTTAAAGAACATGCAAAGAGCGTTCGAGGTCGCCTGCACGGATCTCAGGTCGCAAGTCGTGAGGGAAGCGTGTATCACCTTAGCGTATCTGAGTCTACACTTGAAAAATAAGTTCGCTAGTTCTGGAGAGGCAGTCTTGCTCACCTTAATGAACCTGATACAAAATAGTGCCAAG GTCGTGGCATCAGCCGGTGCAGTGGCCGTCAGGTTTATTCTACAGAACACACACTGCAGCCGTTTCGTGCCAATTATCACGTCGTGTTTAAACAACAAAAGTAAAGACATACGACGAGCCTCCTGTGAATATCTGAATTTAGTTCTGCAAACGTGGCCTACCCAGATATTGCAGAAACATGTACAAATTTTACAAGACACAATCAAGAAGGGCATCGCGGACTCGGATTCGGAAGCGAGAGCTTTCGCCAGAAA GTCATACTGGGCATTCAAAGATCATTTTCCGGAACAAGCAGAAGCGCTGCTCAATAGTCTGGACACTGCGTACAAACGATCTCTGATGTCGCTTAGCAATAGCGGTAGTATAAACAGTTTGAATGTGGTCACGAGATCGGCGAGTGTCAGCCCTAGGACATCCCGACCTGCGATGAGCGCCACAG GTAGTACGGAAAATTTGCATCAGACCGCGGGTCAACCACACGGCCCGCTCAGACGTACCCCGTCCTTGCCACGGTCTTATCGTCAGTCCGGTATCCCAATTCTACAGAGACCCACTGATTGTCATT ATCGTGGAACACCGGGCGGTAGATCAACGAGCGCCATAGATCTGCAAGCCGCACAAAGAGCAAAAGCTAGGATGATGTACGCAAACATCAGCAGGCAGAAAGCCTCCCTCC CGCGTCCCAGTAAATCACCAGACACCACAGCAGTGGCTAGTCCAGAAAGAACCGCAAGAACAAGAACGAGAATGTCCGGAGTGTCGCAATCTCAGC CCAGCAGTCGGTCGGGATCACCGTCGTCTAGGTTGAGTTACGCCACGTATAATCGCGAAGGAGAATCCTTGATCGCAAGGCCCAGGCGATTATCTGGACATGGCATCAGAAGCACCGGCAACAGCCGCGAACCTAGCCCGCAAAGGTTCGGAATGGACAGGAGTTTCGCTAGTAAAATACG GGGAAGGAATTTGTACATGTCGCCGACGGACAGGCCTCAATCCAGACCGGTGATGGCACAAAAAATGCTGCAACAGTCGCGCGAAGCGGAATCAGCGTTGGCGGATGCGCTCACCTTCGACAATATCGACAGTTACACCAGAACGCCCAGGGGCAAAGGTGATCACAGTGACGACAGCGAAACTAGCAGTATATGCTCTGAAAGGAGCATGGACAGCTTTAGACGACCGAATGAC TCGTTCTCATGGAGTGGCTCCCAGCAAAGACTGTACCGTGATATGTGGGATCAGTCTATCCCTAAG GATATTaaggaaattattgaaaattgtgcgCATAAACATTGGGGAGATAGGAAAGAGGGTTTGGTAGGCTTACAACATTTCCTCTCCAATGGGAACACGCTTACGGAGACGCAGCTGCGCAAAGTAACAGACATCTTTACTAAGATGTTCATGGATTCACACACGAAGGTGTTCAGTTTATTCTTGGACACGTTGAACGAGCTGGTGGCCACCCATAGCGAGGACCTTGGCGACTGGCTGTATGTCCTGTGCGCCAGGCTCTTAAATAAATTAGGCACCGATCTCCTCGGGTCTATCCAGGCCAAAATTCACAAAACTCTCGATGTCGTCAG AGAATGTTTCCCAGGGGAACAACTGCTACCAGCGGTAATGAGGTATCTCACGGATCCCACTCAGACGCCTAACACTCGCGTGAAGGTAGCCACCCTTACCTTTATAACTCAAATAGCAGAAACGGCGGAGCCGTCTGCGTTAAGTAATTCCGCGGGGACGGCACTCGCGAGGTTACTTGATTGGTCCAATGATGTTAAGAGCCAGGATGTCAGAAGGCATGCACAGAACGCTGTCATATCTCTATACAATTTGAACCCCCCGAAAGTGACCATGATATTGGCCGAGTTACCCAAGTCTTACCAG GAAGCAGCATTACCCCTAGTACAGAACCATCTTAGAAAATCCTCAGGCTCCAATCCAGCATCGCCTGGTACACCTCCTCCCAGGGCTCAAAGCTCTCCGGCACGTTCGAAGCTCAAGACCGAGGTGGAGAACGCTGATGAGAACCTGGAAGAAGTTTATAA ATCGTTAAGACGCACCACAGCGGAGATTCAGAATTATGGGTTTGAACGTTTAGAAAGAGCGACCACAAGTAAAGACAGCGGGATCAGCAATATGGCTGATGTGGAAGAGAAAATAGAAGGTCTTACGTTGTGTAACTCG GGTCGCTCATCTTCTGTTTCTTCGCCCACCCAAAGAGGACGATCCGTTACGAGTATTATCACTGTCAATGGATCCAGCGACACGATCGCGGGAGATCTCATTCTACCTCAAGAAAATAATGGTTACAAGAGCCACA CGGGGCCTTTACCAGATTCGGCGAAGAGGCCAGAAGTTTTAGATAATATGATAAAAACGCTCCAATCAAAGATGACACAAACTGACGAAAAAGTATTAGCTCTACAAGAGTTCCAATTATACGTTCGGGAAGGCGACGCTGCGTTCATTAAACAGCATTTTAA GAAACTGCTTAAGACGCTGCTAGATAGTCTGACTAACGACAGCAAGAAGATGCAAGTAGAAGTACTTCAAACGCTAATGGACATGCTTAAGTGTCCCGAGCTCGTAGACAGTTTTTCCGTGTACCCCGAACTGCTCGTTTTAAAAGTAATTAACGCGTACAAATTGGACGATCAGAAACTAGATTCTTccagtagcagcagcagcaataGCGGCAACACGAGAACTAAC GTTTTCTGGGTGGCAGAAAAATGTGCCGCGACGATAGCGATGGTTCTAAAGCCAGAGCAGGTCATACATTTAGTCTCAACTATAATCACCACTGAACCGTACCCCTTGAACATGGGAGCGATTAAAATGCTGCACAAAGTAGTGGAACACTGGGGCCGGGAAGCGATAGAGCCGCATCTATCCAAAGTTATGCCTGGCCTCATCAAG GCTTATGACGATAGCGAAAGTGCAGTACGTAAGAGCGCTGTGTTCTGTATGGTGGCGATACATTTGGCAGTCGGCGAGGAGGTGTTGAAGCCTCACCTGAGCTGTCTGTACACCAGCAAACTAAAGCTTCTGAACATCTACATCCAGCGCGCGCAACAGGCGAACAGTCAACCGGCTAGTCCGCGTAGTAATAGCAAGAATTAA